Below is a genomic region from Gemmobacter sp. 24YEA27.
CCCTTGCCGCGCGGCACATAGAGCGCGACCGAATCGATGGGGATGAACCGATCCCCGGCAAAGGCGCCTGGACGGATCTCCTTCAGCGTCATCGGCTCGGGCAGCTGTTCCTCATGGAACGACCGGATGTTCGAAATCCCCAGCTCAATCGCGCGGATCACCTCGGGCTCGACCAGGGTGAAGGCCTCGTCAAACTCGGCTTCGGTGACTTTCAGCTTGTCCGCCGTCAGCCCCTCGGCCTTGTCGAAACTCACCCCGAACTCGACCAGCGCGGCATCGCCACGGGTTTTCACTGCCTCAATGATCGCGGGAACCTTGTCGAGGAAGCCCGACAGATCGGTCTCGGATCGCGCGAAGAGCGCCTCACGTTCGGCCGAAGTCAGATCGGCCAGGATTTTGAAATTGACCTCAGCCATGGACAGGCCCTCTCGCATAGTCATTTGGATTTAAGAAAGATTTCCAGCCCGACGAGCTTGTCGAGCAGCCAGATCGCCGCCAGCGCAATCGCGATGAACACCACCGAGACGGCGGCCAGATCAGGCGTGATGATCGAGCGGATGGAGTTGTAGATCAGCACCGGCAAAGTGACGATGCGGGCATCAGTGAGAAGAAGGCTCACAAGGAATTCGTTCATCGCGAGGATGAACATCAGAAGACCCCCGGTGATCACGCCCGGCATCACGGCAGGCAGCGTGACATGAAGGAAGGTCTGCACCCGCCCTGCCCCGCAATTCTGCGCCGCAAGCTCAAGATCCGGGTCCAGCAGCACCGCCGAAGACGAGACCGACCAGATGATGAAGGGCAGATTGATGACCGCGCAGGCCATGCCCACCGGCCAGAGGCTGCCCAGCACATGCCATTCGCCGAAAACCAGCATCAGCCCGATCCCCGATCCGATCAGCGGCACGGTAAAGGGCAAGAGCAGATAGACCTGGATCGCCGTGGTAAAGCGCAGGCGGAACCGCGACAGGGCAAGACCCGCCAGCGTCCCCACCGGCACCGCTACGAGGGTGCAGATCCCGGCAACGATCAGCGAGCGCAGAAAGGCCTGCTGCAAATCGCGGGCCAGCGCGATCTTCTCATACCATTGCAGCGAAAGCCCCTGCGGCGGAAAGGCGACCATATTGCCGGCGGTCAGGCTCGCCCCCAGCACCACCAGCGTCGGCAGAGACAGCGTGATGATCGAGAACCAGACGAGGCTCCAGACGGTGATCTTCTGGCTGAAAGACATCATTTGCGGCCTCCCATCGCCAGCGTCCCGGCGCCGAAGATCATGAACACCAGCCCCACCAGCACCGACCCCGCCGCCACCAGCAAAAGCGCCAGGGCCGAACCAAGCCCCTGATCGGCGGTGCGGAAGAACTGGTCATAGATTGCATTGGCGATGAAATCCTGGCCACCGCCGCCCAGCATCGCCGGCACCGCGAAGTCGGTAAGCGTCAGCGTAAACACCACCAACCCCGCCCCGATCAGCCCCGGCTTCGCCATTGGCAGCAGAACATGCCACAGAATGCGCGGCCAGCTCGCGCCCAGCGATCCGGCGGCGGTCTCGGTTTCCTCCGGGATTGCGGTCAGTGCCGGCACCAGCAAAAGCACGGCGAAGGGCAGCATATATTGCACCAGGCCAAAGACCACCGCGCCGTAATTGAACAATAGCCGCATCGGGGTCACGCCGACCAGCGACATTGCCTCATTCACCATGCCGGAATTCCCGAGGATGATCAGCCAGCCATAGGCGCGCACCACCTGGCCGATGAAAAAAGGCAAAAACAGGGTGATCAGCAGCGCCTTGCGGATCCAGGCCTTTTTCACCCGCACCAGCGCATAGGCATAGGGAAACGCGAGAATGAGCGTCAGAACCGTGGTCAGCATCGCGGCAGACAGCGACCGCCAGGCCACCGTCAGATAGGTCGATGACGAAAGCGCCTTGCGGTAATTCTCTGTCGACCAGTCCTCCGACATCAGAAAAGTCGAGGTGTCCAGCGTCCTGAGCGAGGCATCCGCGATCTGGATCAGCCCCAGCACCAAAAGCCCGACCAGCAAAAGCGCAGGCGCGATGAACAGCCAGCCGGTATGGCGCGACAGACGGCGCGGCCAGACCAGGTCGGCAATCCGCTCCACCGCGTCCATCAGGCGCCAGTGCAGCGGGTAGCGAAACTCGGGAGAGGGGTTCGGCATCGGCTTTATCCGGAAGGGTCACCCCACCCGCCGGGTGAACCACCGGCGGGCAGGCGCGGGATGGGGGGTCCGGGGGGCCTGCCCCCCGGCCTGCGCTGACGGTGCCCCCTGGCCTTCAGGCCCGGGGAAAGCCGTCAGCTCCCGTTACCCCTGCATGATCTCTTTGAACTTCGAGAACCATTCGCTCTCATTCTCGACCTGCACCTTGGTCGAGATGCGGATCAGATGCGACATCTCTTCCGGCGTATCCGGGTAGGACGGGTCATCCGCCAGATCTTCCGGCGGCGTCAGGCCCGGCACCACGCCCGGCAGACCCAGCCCGTCACACCAGACCTGCTGCGCCTCCTGGCTGATGGCGAAGTTGATATATTCCTTCGCCCAGTACAGCTCATTCTCCGGCAGGCCTTTCGGGATCCAGAGCCCATCCGTGTCAAACTTCGCGCCCTCTTCCGGCACGGTCCAGGCCAGATCAACGCCGTTCTTCTTCGCTTCACGCGCATTCGTGGAAATGGTGCAGGCGATGTCGATCTCACCATTCTGGAACCAGGCGGTGAAATCGGGGTCTTCGCCCAGCAGCGGCTGCTGCTGTTTCACCTGCGTGATGAAATCCCAGGCCGGTTGCATATTGCCTGGAATATCCTCAAGCTTGCCGCCGCCGGCCACCTGGGCCGGGAAGTGGAAGCCGATCCCGTCATTGTAAAGCGCGATCCGCCCCTTGAATTTCGGATCCAGCAACGCCTTCCACGAGGTCGGCGCGCCATCGGGGAACGCCCCGGGCCGGTAGGCCAGCACATAGACATAGCCATAGGTGTTCACGATCGGATAGCCGTCGAGCCCCACCGGCTTCGCGAGTTCCGTGGTATTCGCAAGGTTCGCCAGATCTGACAGATCCTCGGTCACACCGCGCAGCGCCGATTTCGTCGCATTGGTGGTGGTGTCCCAGTTGATATGGATCGGCGGCACGCGTCCTTGCGCCACGGCGGCCCAGACCTTCGGCTGGATCTCGTTATCCTCGGTCAGATCATGACGCACCTGGATGCCGGTCGCGGCGGTGAACGGGTCCGAGACGCCTTTCTTCAGCGCCTCAACCCAGGATCCGCCCCAGGCCCGCACGATGATTTCCGCCGGTTTCGCCGGCGCGTCCTGCGCCATCAGCCGGCGCGCCGGCAGCGATCCGATCAGCGCCGCTGCCCCCGCAGCAGCCGTTCCGCGCAACAGCGCACGGCGATTGGGACGATAAACAGGGTTCGACATGTCTCAGGTCTCCTTGTTGATATGGCTCGCCGCCTGTTTAGCGGTCTTTTGCGGGAAAGATCAGCAGGTCTCTTGCAGTCCAGCCGACTGAAACTGTCGCACCCCGCGCATAGGGCGCATGTTCTGCCGGATCGTGGTGAAAAACCTGAATTGTCGTCTCAAGCGCCGGCAGGGTGACAAAGTACAAAAGCCGCTCGCCTTCGAAAATCGTGTCACTGACCTGGCCCTCCAGCACGGTATCGCAACCGGAAAGCGCGTCCCCCGGCGCCCCGATCCGCACCTGTTCAGCCCGGATCGCGCCCTGGGCCGCAGCGCCCGGCGCAATATCCGCCACCGCCTGGCCCGCGCAATCACTGCCATTCACGGTCAGGCCCGTTTCTGTCCGCCGGCCCGTCAGAAAACTCGACACGCCGATAAAATGCGCGACGAACGGGTTTGCGGGGCGGCGATACATCTCGACCGGCGAAGCATGTTGCTGGATCTC
It encodes:
- a CDS encoding PotD/PotF family extracellular solute-binding protein, with product MSNPVYRPNRRALLRGTAAAGAAALIGSLPARRLMAQDAPAKPAEIIVRAWGGSWVEALKKGVSDPFTAATGIQVRHDLTEDNEIQPKVWAAVAQGRVPPIHINWDTTTNATKSALRGVTEDLSDLANLANTTELAKPVGLDGYPIVNTYGYVYVLAYRPGAFPDGAPTSWKALLDPKFKGRIALYNDGIGFHFPAQVAGGGKLEDIPGNMQPAWDFITQVKQQQPLLGEDPDFTAWFQNGEIDIACTISTNAREAKKNGVDLAWTVPEEGAKFDTDGLWIPKGLPENELYWAKEYINFAISQEAQQVWCDGLGLPGVVPGLTPPEDLADDPSYPDTPEEMSHLIRISTKVQVENESEWFSKFKEIMQG
- a CDS encoding ABC transporter permease: MMSFSQKITVWSLVWFSIITLSLPTLVVLGASLTAGNMVAFPPQGLSLQWYEKIALARDLQQAFLRSLIVAGICTLVAVPVGTLAGLALSRFRLRFTTAIQVYLLLPFTVPLIGSGIGLMLVFGEWHVLGSLWPVGMACAVINLPFIIWSVSSSAVLLDPDLELAAQNCGAGRVQTFLHVTLPAVMPGVITGGLLMFILAMNEFLVSLLLTDARIVTLPVLIYNSIRSIITPDLAAVSVVFIAIALAAIWLLDKLVGLEIFLKSK
- a CDS encoding ABC transporter permease, giving the protein MPNPSPEFRYPLHWRLMDAVERIADLVWPRRLSRHTGWLFIAPALLLVGLLVLGLIQIADASLRTLDTSTFLMSEDWSTENYRKALSSSTYLTVAWRSLSAAMLTTVLTLILAFPYAYALVRVKKAWIRKALLITLFLPFFIGQVVRAYGWLIILGNSGMVNEAMSLVGVTPMRLLFNYGAVVFGLVQYMLPFAVLLLVPALTAIPEETETAAGSLGASWPRILWHVLLPMAKPGLIGAGLVVFTLTLTDFAVPAMLGGGGQDFIANAIYDQFFRTADQGLGSALALLLVAAGSVLVGLVFMIFGAGTLAMGGRK
- a CDS encoding histidinol dehydrogenase, translated to MAEVNFKILADLTSAEREALFARSETDLSGFLDKVPAIIEAVKTRGDAALVEFGVSFDKAEGLTADKLKVTEAEFDEAFTLVEPEVIRAIELGISNIRSFHEEQLPEPMTLKEIRPGAFAGDRFIPIDSVALYVPRGKGSFPSVTMMTGVPAVVAGCRISRSSRRRSRAARSMRQRWWRRGWPG